One window of Tachysurus vachellii isolate PV-2020 chromosome 21, HZAU_Pvac_v1, whole genome shotgun sequence genomic DNA carries:
- the pla2g10 gene encoding group 10 secretory phospholipase A2, producing the protein MLYWTFLLLSVSMASLVDQRNVRSKRGLLELASIIKCTTGRSAFSYLMYGCYCGLGGKGWPRDRADWCCHKHDCCYGDAEVAGCHTTTDKYQWTCEDKEADCDSLKDRCEKILCRCDREAGRCLRKAPYNRKYAYWPDFLCGCLYPTCNIY; encoded by the exons ATGCTGTATTGGACATTCCTGCTTCTCTCAG TCAGTATGGCTTCACTGGTGGACCAGAGGAATGTGAGGAGTAAGAGAGGTCTATTGGAGCTTGCTAGCATCATCAAATGCACCACAGGAAGGTCGGCGTTCTCCTATCTCATGTATGGCTGCTACTGCGGGCTTGGAGGTAAAGGCTGGCCCAGAGACAGGGCAGACTG GTGTTGCCACAAGCACGACTGCTGCTATGGAGATGCTGAAGTCGCAGGCTGCCACACAACAACCGACAAGTATCAATGGACTTGTGAAGACAAAGAGGCTGATTGTG ATTCCCTTAAAGACAGATGTGAGAAAATCCTCTGCCGGTGTGACAGAGAAGCAGGCAGGTGCTTAAGAAAAGCCCCATACAACAGGAAATATGCCTATTGGCCAGACTTTTTGTGTGGCTGTTTATATCCTACCTGCAATATATActaa